A single Elephas maximus indicus isolate mEleMax1 chromosome 2, mEleMax1 primary haplotype, whole genome shotgun sequence DNA region contains:
- the LOC126070407 gene encoding olfactory receptor 2M3-like, which translates to MMAWENQTFKSDFILLGIFNHSPNHTFLFSLVLGIFTVAFMGNTAMVFLIYLDSHLHTPMYFLLCQLSLIDLMAICTTVPKMALNYLSGRKSISVAGCGTQIFFYVSLLGAECFLLAVMAYDRYVAICHPLRYPILMSKKICGLMAASSWILGSFDAIIEVAVALSFSYCGARKIPHFFCDVPALLPLSCTDTSTFERMIFICCVLMLLFPIAVIIASYTRVLLAVISMESGEGCRKAFTTCSSHLMVVGMYYGAAMFIYMRPTSDRSPTQDKMVSAFYTILSPMLNPLIYSLRNKEVTRAFMKVLRKGKSGQ; encoded by the coding sequence ATGATGGCATGGGAGAATCAGACCTTCAAGTCTGACTTCATCCTTCTGGGAATCTTCAATCATAGCCCCAACCACACCTTCCTCTTCTCTCTGGTCCTGGGCATTTTCACAGTGGCCTTCATGGGAAATACTGCCATGGTTTTCCTGATCTACCTGGACTCCcatctccacacccccatgtacttcctcCTCTGCCAACTCTCTCTCATAGACCTCATGGCTATCTGTACCACGGTACCTAAGATGGCCCTCAACTACTTGTCTGGCAGAAAATCCATCTCTGTGGCAGGTTGTGGAACCCAGATATTTTTCTATGTGTCCCTGCTTGGGGCTGAGTGTTTCCTGTTGGCagtcatggcctatgaccgctatgttgcCATTTGTCATCCATTAAGATACCCAATTCTCATGAGCAAGAAAATCTGTGGTCTCATGGCTGCCTCTTCCTGGATTCTTGGCTCTTTTGATGCTATAATTGAAGTTGCAGTTGCCTTGTCCTTCTCATATTGTGGTGCCCGGAAAATACCCCACTTCTTCTGTGATGTTCCTGCCCTTCTCCCTCTTTCATGCACTGACACCTCAACATTTGAAAGGATGATATTTATCTGCTGTGTACTCATGCTTCTCTTCCCCATAGCAGTTATCATTGCTTCCTATACTCGTGTCCTTCTGGCTGTGATTAGCATGGAATCTGGTGAGGGTTGTCGCAAGGCTTTCACTACATGTTCCTCCCACCTCATGGTGGTGGGGATGTACTATGGAGCAGCCATGTTCATATACATGCGGCCCACTTCTGATCGTTCCCCAACTCAGGACAAGATGGTATCAGCCTTCTATACCATTCTCTCTCCTATGTT